Proteins co-encoded in one Acidovorax sp. 69 genomic window:
- the ggt gene encoding gamma-glutamyltransferase: MNIRHTLLAGSVALALASLTACGSTPPTAKASPPASAPAAQQTAAAQAASAAYDFDMDVFHPVVARNGMVATEQELASQVGLDILKAGGNAVDAAVGIGFALAVALPNAGNLGGGGFMMVHDAKTGKSVALDFREVAPIKATRDMYLDAKGNVVDGKSLFTHYAVGVPGTVAGMEHALKSWGTLPLSRVIAPAIELADKGFPVSETLAKILQQEKKNMGKWPATQAIFWKNGEPLKVGDALVQKDLAQSMRLISQQGAKAFYEGEIAQKIAAEMAPHAGALTLQDLREYKVAERVPTRGTYRGYEIVTMPPPSSGGPHLVQILNMLEPLPLAQWGPNSAQTIHYMAESMKLAYADRAEYLGDPDFVKIPLKGLTSKLYAESLAKGIDANTARSGKSIKPGQPQPYESDQTTHYSVVDKAGNAVAVTYTLNTNFGSGIVAKGTGILLNNEMDDFSAKPGVANAYGLVGGDANAVAAKKRPLSSMTPTLVLKDGKPTLVTGSPGGARIITTVLQTVVNTIDFGMNPAEAAAAPRVHHQWTPDELRVEKGLSPDTIALLKQRGHNIAVKPSMGRTQTIQLRGGAMYGYSDPRNPDGKTLGY, from the coding sequence ATGAACATCCGCCACACCCTGCTGGCTGGCAGCGTCGCGCTGGCACTGGCCAGCCTGACCGCCTGCGGCAGCACACCGCCAACCGCCAAGGCCAGTCCGCCGGCCTCTGCACCCGCTGCACAACAGACGGCAGCGGCCCAGGCCGCCAGTGCCGCCTATGACTTCGACATGGATGTGTTCCACCCCGTGGTGGCGCGCAACGGCATGGTCGCCACCGAGCAGGAACTCGCCTCGCAAGTGGGCCTGGACATCCTCAAGGCGGGTGGCAACGCAGTAGACGCGGCCGTAGGTATCGGCTTTGCACTGGCTGTGGCCCTGCCCAATGCGGGCAACCTGGGCGGCGGCGGATTCATGATGGTGCACGACGCCAAGACCGGCAAAAGCGTGGCCCTCGATTTCCGCGAAGTGGCACCGATCAAGGCCACGCGCGACATGTACCTCGATGCCAAGGGCAACGTGGTGGATGGCAAGTCGCTGTTCACCCACTACGCCGTGGGCGTGCCCGGCACCGTGGCCGGTATGGAGCATGCGCTCAAGAGCTGGGGCACCCTGCCCCTGTCGCGCGTGATCGCCCCGGCCATCGAGCTGGCGGACAAGGGCTTCCCGGTCAGCGAAACGCTGGCCAAGATCCTGCAGCAGGAAAAGAAGAACATGGGCAAGTGGCCCGCCACCCAGGCCATCTTCTGGAAGAACGGCGAGCCCCTGAAGGTGGGCGACGCGCTGGTGCAAAAGGACCTGGCCCAGTCCATGCGCCTGATCAGCCAGCAGGGCGCCAAGGCATTTTACGAGGGCGAAATTGCCCAGAAGATCGCGGCCGAGATGGCGCCACATGCTGGCGCCCTCACCCTGCAGGACCTGCGCGAGTACAAGGTGGCCGAGCGCGTACCCACGCGCGGCACCTACCGTGGCTATGAGATCGTGACCATGCCGCCACCCTCCTCCGGCGGCCCACACCTGGTGCAGATCCTGAACATGCTGGAGCCCCTGCCCCTGGCCCAGTGGGGCCCCAACAGCGCGCAGACCATCCACTACATGGCCGAAAGCATGAAGTTGGCGTACGCCGACCGCGCAGAGTACCTGGGTGACCCGGATTTTGTGAAGATCCCGCTCAAGGGCCTGACCTCCAAGCTCTACGCCGAATCGCTGGCCAAGGGCATCGACGCCAACACCGCACGCTCGGGCAAGAGCATCAAGCCCGGACAGCCCCAGCCGTATGAAAGCGACCAGACCACCCACTACTCCGTGGTGGACAAGGCCGGCAACGCCGTGGCGGTGACCTACACACTGAACACCAACTTCGGCAGCGGCATCGTCGCCAAGGGCACGGGCATTTTGCTGAACAACGAGATGGACGACTTCTCGGCCAAGCCCGGCGTGGCCAATGCCTACGGCCTGGTCGGCGGCGACGCCAACGCAGTCGCAGCCAAGAAGCGCCCCCTGTCGTCCATGACGCCCACCCTGGTGCTCAAGGACGGCAAGCCCACCCTGGTGACCGGCAGCCCCGGCGGCGCGCGCATCATCACCACGGTGCTGCAGACGGTGGTGAACACGATTGACTTTGGCATGAACCCCGCTGAAGCCGCTGCGGCACCGCGTGTGCACCACCAATGGACGCCCGATGAGTTGCGTGTGGAAAAGGGCCTGTCGCCCGACACCATCGCACTGCTCAAGCAACGCGGCCACAACATCGCCGTGAAGCCCTCGATGGGCCGCACGCAGACGATCCAGCTGCGTGGCGGTGCGATGTACGGGTATTCGGACCCACGCAATCCCGACGGCAAAACCCTGGGCTATTGA
- a CDS encoding ArgE/DapE family deacylase, which produces MTTTAPTDYSALDAWIDQHFDEEVRFLQALVRVPTDTPPGNNAPHAERTAELLKDFGYEAEKHAVPTADVLAYGMESITNLIVRRPYGDGGKTIALNAHGDVVPPGEGWTHDPYGAEIVDGKMYGRATAVSKGDFASFTFALRALEAVARPARGAVELHFTYDEEFGGELGPGWLLQKGLTQPDLMIAAGFSYEVVTAHNGCLQMEVTVHGKMAHAAVPHTGVDALQGAVHILNALYAQNQEYLKVTSNVAGIKHPYLNVGRIEGGTNTNVVPGKVTFKLDRRMIPEENPVEVETTIRRIINQAAAERAGISVDIKRLLLANAMTPLAGNQPLVDAIQKHAQAVMGEPLPAVGTPLYTDVRLYVERGIPGVIYGAGPRTVLESHAKRADERLDLEDLRRATKVIARTLKDLLA; this is translated from the coding sequence ATGACCACCACCGCACCGACCGACTACAGCGCACTGGATGCCTGGATCGACCAGCACTTTGACGAGGAAGTCCGCTTTTTGCAGGCCCTGGTGCGCGTGCCCACCGACACACCGCCCGGCAACAACGCACCCCACGCCGAACGCACGGCCGAGCTGCTCAAGGACTTCGGCTACGAGGCCGAAAAACATGCCGTGCCGACCGCTGACGTGTTGGCCTATGGCATGGAGTCCATCACCAACCTCATCGTGCGCAGACCGTATGGCGATGGTGGCAAGACCATTGCCCTCAACGCCCACGGCGACGTGGTGCCCCCCGGCGAAGGCTGGACACACGACCCCTACGGCGCCGAGATCGTCGACGGCAAGATGTACGGCCGCGCCACCGCCGTGAGCAAGGGCGACTTCGCCAGCTTCACCTTTGCACTGCGCGCGCTGGAAGCCGTGGCCCGACCCGCCCGTGGTGCAGTGGAACTGCACTTCACCTATGACGAAGAGTTTGGCGGCGAACTCGGCCCCGGCTGGCTGCTGCAAAAGGGCCTGACCCAACCCGACCTGATGATCGCCGCGGGCTTCAGCTACGAAGTGGTGACGGCCCACAACGGCTGCCTGCAGATGGAAGTGACGGTGCACGGCAAGATGGCCCACGCCGCCGTGCCACACACCGGCGTAGACGCGCTGCAGGGCGCGGTGCACATCCTGAACGCGCTGTACGCACAGAACCAGGAGTACCTGAAAGTCACGTCCAATGTGGCGGGCATCAAGCACCCCTACCTCAACGTCGGTCGCATCGAAGGTGGCACCAACACCAACGTGGTGCCCGGCAAGGTCACGTTCAAGCTCGACCGCCGGATGATCCCCGAGGAGAACCCGGTGGAAGTGGAAACCACCATTCGCCGCATCATCAATCAGGCGGCAGCAGAGCGCGCGGGCATCAGCGTCGATATCAAACGCCTGCTGCTGGCCAACGCCATGACGCCGCTGGCGGGCAACCAGCCTCTGGTGGATGCCATCCAGAAGCATGCACAGGCGGTGATGGGCGAGCCCTTGCCCGCCGTGGGCACTCCGCTGTACACCGATGTGCGCCTGTATGTAGAGCGCGGCATTCCCGGCGTGATCTACGGCGCTGGCCCGCGCACCGTGCTGGAGTCGCACGCCAAGCGCGCCGATGAGCGCCTGGACCTGGAAGACCTGCGCCGCGCCACCAAGGTGATCGCGCGCACGCTCAAAGACTTGCTGGCGTAA
- the puuE gene encoding allantoinase PuuE, with translation MIYDSTQAYPRDLIGYGKNPPHAHWPGGARIAVQFVLNYEEGGENAVLHGDAGSEQFLSEMFNPASYPERHMSMEGIYEYGSRAGVWRILREFETRGLPLTVFGVSTALQRHPELTAAFVELGHEIACHGLKWIHYQHIPEEVERAHMAEAMAIIERLTGPRASAEGQVHGLGWYTGRDSPNTHRLVADFGGFEYDSDYYGDDLPFWMKVQRSDGSVAPQLIVPYTLDCNDMRFALPQGFSHADPFFQYLKDTFDALYAEGDPAGDNAPKMMSIGMHCRLLGRPGRITALQRFLDHIAQHDKVWVARRIDIARHWAQHHPAPIF, from the coding sequence ATGATCTACGACTCCACCCAAGCCTACCCCCGCGACCTGATCGGCTACGGCAAGAACCCGCCCCACGCGCACTGGCCCGGCGGCGCCCGCATTGCCGTGCAGTTCGTGCTGAACTACGAAGAAGGCGGCGAGAACGCCGTGCTGCATGGCGATGCGGGCAGCGAACAGTTCCTCTCCGAAATGTTCAACCCCGCCAGTTACCCCGAGCGGCACATGAGCATGGAAGGCATCTACGAATACGGCTCGCGGGCGGGCGTGTGGCGCATCCTGCGCGAGTTTGAAACGCGGGGCCTGCCGCTCACCGTGTTCGGCGTGTCCACCGCCCTGCAGCGCCACCCCGAACTCACCGCCGCTTTCGTGGAGCTGGGCCATGAAATTGCCTGCCACGGCCTCAAGTGGATCCACTATCAGCACATCCCCGAAGAGGTGGAGCGCGCCCACATGGCCGAGGCCATGGCCATCATCGAGCGCCTGACGGGCCCGCGCGCAAGCGCGGAAGGCCAGGTGCACGGCCTGGGCTGGTACACCGGCCGTGACAGCCCCAACACCCACCGCCTGGTGGCCGACTTTGGCGGTTTTGAGTACGACAGCGACTACTACGGCGACGACCTGCCCTTTTGGATGAAGGTCCAGCGCAGTGACGGCAGCGTGGCCCCGCAGCTTATCGTGCCCTACACACTCGACTGCAACGACATGCGTTTTGCGCTGCCCCAGGGCTTCTCGCACGCAGACCCGTTCTTCCAGTACCTGAAAGACACGTTTGATGCGCTGTATGCCGAAGGCGACCCCGCCGGCGACAACGCGCCCAAGATGATGAGCATTGGCATGCACTGCCGCCTGCTGGGCCGCCCTGGCCGGATCACGGCGCTGCAGCGCTTTCTGGACCACATCGCGCAGCACGACAAGGTGTGGGTGGCCCGGCGGATCGACATTGCCCGCCACTGGGCGCAACACCACCCGGCCCCCATTTTTTGA
- a CDS encoding ABC transporter substrate-binding protein, producing the protein MKKRLFMQTAAALALIGSTSLAQAQATTPIKFQLDWRFEGPAALFLQPVAKGYFKAAGLDVTVDAGNGSGGAVQRVASGTYDMGFADLAAVMEFHANNPDAQNKPVAVMMVYNNTPASVMALKKSGITKPADLAGKKLGAPVFDAGRRAFPIFQKANGIGSVQWTAMDPPLRETMLVRGDVDAITGFTFTSLLNLEARGAKAADVVVLPYADFGVKLYGNVIIASPKLVKENPAAIKAFLSAFAKGAKEVIANPAAAIEHVKARDGIVNVPLETRRLQLAIDTVINSPDARAEGFGKAVPGRLSLMASQVSDAFNTKTRVNADDVWNPSFLPSATELNILPKK; encoded by the coding sequence ATGAAAAAAAGACTGTTCATGCAAACCGCTGCCGCCCTGGCCCTGATCGGCAGCACCTCGCTGGCCCAGGCGCAAGCCACCACGCCCATCAAGTTTCAGCTCGACTGGCGTTTTGAGGGCCCTGCCGCCCTGTTCCTGCAGCCCGTGGCCAAGGGCTACTTCAAGGCTGCGGGCCTGGACGTGACCGTGGACGCCGGCAACGGCTCGGGCGGTGCCGTGCAGCGAGTGGCCTCGGGCACCTATGACATGGGCTTTGCCGACCTGGCCGCCGTGATGGAATTCCACGCCAACAACCCCGACGCGCAGAACAAGCCCGTGGCGGTGATGATGGTTTACAACAACACGCCCGCTTCGGTCATGGCACTCAAGAAGAGCGGTATCACCAAACCTGCCGACCTGGCCGGCAAGAAGCTGGGCGCACCCGTATTCGACGCAGGCCGCCGCGCGTTCCCCATCTTCCAGAAGGCCAACGGCATCGGCAGCGTGCAGTGGACCGCCATGGACCCCCCGCTGCGCGAAACCATGCTGGTGCGCGGCGACGTGGACGCCATCACGGGCTTCACATTCACCTCGCTCCTGAACCTGGAAGCCCGTGGTGCCAAGGCGGCCGACGTGGTGGTGCTGCCCTATGCGGACTTCGGCGTGAAGCTCTATGGCAACGTGATCATCGCGTCGCCGAAGCTCGTCAAGGAGAACCCCGCTGCCATCAAGGCCTTCCTCTCGGCGTTTGCCAAGGGCGCCAAGGAAGTGATCGCCAACCCCGCCGCTGCCATCGAGCATGTGAAGGCGCGTGACGGCATCGTGAACGTGCCGCTCGAAACCCGCCGCCTGCAGCTGGCCATCGACACCGTCATCAACAGTCCCGACGCCCGCGCCGAAGGTTTTGGCAAGGCGGTGCCGGGCCGCCTGTCGCTGATGGCGTCGCAGGTGTCGGATGCTTTCAACACCAAGACGCGTGTGAACGCCGACGACGTGTGGAACCCCAGCTTTTTGCCCAGCGCGACCGAGCTGAACATCCTGCCCAAGAAGTAA
- a CDS encoding NADP-dependent malic enzyme — MTQNISAAEQALRDAAREYHRNPTRGKIAVTPTKPLSNQRDLSLAYSPGVAYPCLDIAADPSKAFDYTSRGNLVAVITNGTAVLGLGDIGPLASKPVMEGKGCLFKKFAGVDVFDIELAERDPDKLIEIIAALEPTLGGINLEDIKAPECFYIEQELSKRMNIPVFHDDQHGTAIISSAALLNGLELVGKQIDQVKIAVSGAGAAAIACVNVMVGLGVKLGNIFMCDSKGVIYEGRPGGYDESKARYAQKTEARTLADAVNGADVFLGCSAPGVLTAEMVKTMGTKPIILALANPEPEIRPELAKAVRPDCIIATGRSDYPNQVNNVLCFPYIFRGALDCGATKITEAMKLACVRQIADLAKADISEEVASAYAGKELTFGPDYLIPTPFDSRLILKIAPAVAKAAAESGVATRPIEDMEAYKETLSRFVYQTGMLMRPVINAAKALPDAQKRVAYADGEDERALRAAQMAIDDKIAVPILIGRPAVIAARIEKAGLRMQLGKDVEVCNPEDDPRFRQYWEHYHQLLKRDGATAEVAKAAVRRSNTIIASLMVKLGDADAMICGLVGTYETHLERIHSIIGRQEGVNDYAALNALMTSRGTLFIADTYVNEDPTAQQLADIAWMSVQEVQRFGLPPKVAFLSHSSYGSSKRASAKKMRLARDLFVAAHPEIECDGELHGDAALEPNIRNAYMADSTLTDSANLLICPNLDAANILYNVLKTTTSGGVTVGPILMGAAATAYILTPAATVRRVLNMTALAVASAAARPR; from the coding sequence ATGACACAGAACATTTCCGCCGCCGAGCAGGCCCTGCGCGACGCTGCCCGCGAATACCACCGCAACCCCACCCGCGGCAAGATTGCCGTCACCCCTACCAAACCCTTGTCCAACCAGCGCGACCTGTCGCTGGCGTACTCGCCGGGCGTGGCCTACCCTTGCCTGGACATCGCGGCAGACCCGTCCAAAGCGTTTGACTACACCTCGCGCGGCAACCTCGTGGCCGTGATCACCAACGGCACGGCCGTGCTCGGCCTGGGCGACATCGGCCCGCTGGCCAGCAAACCCGTGATGGAGGGCAAGGGCTGCCTGTTCAAGAAGTTTGCGGGCGTCGATGTGTTCGACATCGAGCTGGCCGAGCGCGACCCCGACAAACTCATCGAGATCATTGCGGCGCTGGAGCCCACGCTGGGCGGCATCAACCTGGAAGACATCAAGGCGCCCGAGTGTTTCTACATCGAGCAAGAGCTGTCCAAGCGCATGAACATCCCGGTGTTCCATGACGACCAGCATGGCACGGCCATCATCAGCAGCGCCGCATTGCTCAACGGCCTGGAGCTGGTGGGCAAGCAGATCGACCAGGTCAAGATCGCGGTCTCGGGCGCGGGTGCCGCTGCCATTGCCTGCGTGAACGTGATGGTGGGCCTGGGCGTGAAGCTGGGGAACATCTTCATGTGCGACTCCAAGGGCGTGATCTATGAAGGCCGCCCCGGCGGCTATGACGAATCGAAAGCGCGCTACGCCCAGAAGACCGAGGCCCGCACACTGGCCGATGCCGTCAACGGCGCCGACGTGTTCCTGGGCTGCTCGGCCCCTGGCGTGCTCACCGCCGAGATGGTCAAGACCATGGGCACCAAGCCCATCATCCTGGCGCTGGCCAACCCCGAGCCCGAGATCCGCCCCGAACTGGCCAAGGCCGTTCGCCCCGACTGCATCATCGCCACAGGCCGCTCGGACTACCCGAACCAGGTCAACAACGTCCTGTGTTTCCCCTACATCTTCCGGGGCGCACTCGACTGCGGTGCCACCAAGATCACCGAAGCCATGAAGCTGGCCTGCGTGCGCCAGATTGCCGACCTGGCCAAGGCCGACATCAGCGAAGAAGTGGCCAGCGCCTATGCGGGCAAAGAGCTGACCTTCGGCCCCGACTACCTGATCCCCACGCCGTTTGATTCGCGCCTGATCCTCAAGATCGCGCCCGCCGTGGCCAAGGCTGCGGCTGAATCGGGCGTGGCCACGCGCCCCATCGAAGACATGGAGGCCTACAAGGAAACGCTGTCGCGCTTTGTCTACCAGACCGGCATGCTGATGCGCCCCGTGATCAACGCGGCCAAGGCCCTGCCCGATGCCCAAAAGCGCGTGGCCTATGCCGATGGCGAAGACGAACGTGCGCTGCGCGCCGCACAGATGGCGATCGACGACAAGATTGCCGTGCCCATCCTCATCGGCCGCCCCGCCGTGATTGCGGCCCGCATCGAGAAGGCCGGGCTGCGCATGCAGCTCGGCAAGGATGTGGAGGTCTGCAACCCTGAGGACGACCCCCGCTTTCGCCAATACTGGGAGCACTACCACCAATTGCTCAAGCGCGACGGCGCGACGGCCGAGGTGGCCAAGGCCGCCGTACGGCGCTCCAACACCATCATTGCCTCGCTGATGGTCAAGCTGGGCGATGCCGACGCCATGATCTGCGGCCTGGTGGGCACGTACGAGACGCATCTGGAGCGCATCCACAGCATCATCGGCCGCCAGGAAGGCGTGAACGACTACGCCGCCCTGAACGCGCTGATGACCAGCCGAGGCACGCTGTTCATCGCCGACACCTACGTCAACGAAGACCCCACGGCGCAGCAGCTGGCGGACATCGCCTGGATGTCGGTGCAGGAAGTCCAGCGGTTTGGCCTGCCCCCCAAGGTGGCCTTCCTGTCGCACTCCAGTTACGGCTCATCCAAACGCGCATCGGCCAAGAAGATGCGCCTGGCCCGCGACCTGTTCGTAGCCGCCCACCCCGAGATCGAGTGCGATGGCGAACTGCACGGCGACGCCGCGCTGGAGCCGAACATCCGCAACGCCTACATGGCGGACTCGACACTGACCGACTCGGCCAACCTGCTGATCTGCCCGAACCTGGACGCGGCCAACATCCTGTACAACGTGCTCAAGACCACCACCAGCGGGGGTGTCACGGTGGGGCCCATCCTCATGGGCGCCGCCGCCACGGCCTACATCCTGACCCCGGCCGCCACCGTGCGCCGGGTGCTCAACATGACGGCCCTGGCCGTGGCCAGCGCAGCCGCCCGGCCACGCTGA
- the uraD gene encoding 2-oxo-4-hydroxy-4-carboxy-5-ureidoimidazoline decarboxylase, which produces MPLTLEQINTAGTADALQMLDGVYEHSPWIAEQALAQRPFRALAHLKHAMAQVVRTAPAEAQLGLIRAHPELAGKAMVAQSLTAESTNEQSKAGLTQCTPEEFARIQQLNADYNARFGFPFILAVRGPRGTGLNKQQIIDTFARRLDNHPAFEVAEALRNIHRIAEIRLTDKFAAEPLLGNDVWDWHEKLAEHSDPGFAEKGQLTVTYLTDAHRACAQRISHWMRDCGFDEVEVDAVGNVVGRYHPAAGATTPGKYLMTGSHYDTVRNGGKYDGRLGIFVPMACVRELYRAGKRLPFGIEVIGFAEEEGQRYKATFLGSGALIGHFNPAWLDQKDAGGVTMREAMQHAGLCIDDIAKLQRDPAQYLGFIEVHIEQGPVLNELDLPLGVVTSINGGVRYVGEMIGMASHAGTTPMDRRRDAAVAVAELALYIEQRAAKDGDSVGTIGLLSVPGGSINVVPGRCQFSLDLRAPTDPQRDALVKDVLDQLGQIAARRGMRYTLEESMRAAAAPSAAAWQHRWERAVDALGVPVFRMPSGAGHDAMKLHEIMPQAMLFVRGENSGISHNPLESTTNHDMQLAVDAFSHVLQQLSEETPA; this is translated from the coding sequence ATGCCCCTGACGCTGGAACAAATCAACACCGCGGGCACCGCCGACGCCCTGCAAATGCTCGACGGCGTGTACGAGCATTCGCCATGGATCGCCGAGCAGGCGCTCGCGCAGCGCCCATTTCGCGCGCTGGCTCACCTCAAGCATGCAATGGCCCAGGTGGTGCGCACGGCCCCAGCCGAGGCGCAGCTCGGCCTGATCCGTGCCCACCCCGAGCTGGCAGGCAAGGCCATGGTGGCCCAGAGCCTCACTGCCGAATCCACCAACGAGCAATCGAAGGCGGGCCTGACGCAGTGCACGCCCGAAGAATTCGCACGCATCCAGCAGCTCAACGCCGACTACAACGCGCGTTTTGGTTTCCCGTTCATCCTGGCCGTGCGCGGGCCACGCGGCACGGGGTTGAACAAGCAGCAAATCATCGACACCTTTGCGCGGCGGCTGGACAACCACCCCGCGTTCGAGGTGGCCGAGGCGCTGCGCAACATCCACCGCATCGCCGAAATTCGCCTCACCGACAAGTTTGCGGCCGAGCCCCTGCTGGGCAACGATGTGTGGGACTGGCACGAGAAACTGGCAGAGCACTCTGACCCCGGCTTTGCCGAAAAGGGCCAGCTCACGGTGACTTACCTCACCGACGCCCACCGTGCCTGCGCCCAGCGCATCAGCCACTGGATGCGCGACTGTGGCTTTGACGAGGTCGAGGTCGACGCCGTGGGCAATGTGGTGGGCCGCTACCACCCGGCTGCTGGTGCAACGACGCCAGGCAAGTACCTGATGACCGGCTCGCACTACGACACCGTGCGCAACGGCGGCAAGTACGACGGCCGCCTGGGCATCTTCGTGCCCATGGCCTGCGTGCGCGAGTTGTACCGCGCGGGCAAGCGCCTGCCCTTCGGTATCGAGGTGATCGGCTTTGCGGAAGAAGAAGGCCAGCGCTACAAGGCCACCTTCCTGGGCTCGGGCGCACTCATCGGGCATTTCAACCCCGCCTGGCTGGACCAGAAGGATGCCGGCGGCGTCACCATGCGCGAGGCCATGCAGCATGCAGGCCTGTGCATTGACGACATTGCCAAGCTGCAGCGTGACCCGGCGCAATACCTGGGCTTCATCGAAGTCCACATCGAACAAGGCCCCGTGCTCAACGAGCTGGACCTGCCACTGGGCGTGGTCACATCCATCAACGGCGGCGTGCGCTACGTGGGCGAAATGATCGGCATGGCCAGCCACGCAGGCACCACCCCCATGGACCGCCGCCGCGATGCCGCCGTGGCCGTGGCCGAGCTGGCGCTGTACATCGAGCAGCGCGCCGCCAAGGACGGCGACTCGGTGGGCACCATCGGCCTGCTCAGTGTGCCCGGCGGCTCCATCAACGTGGTGCCGGGCCGCTGCCAGTTCAGCCTGGACCTGCGCGCCCCCACCGACCCGCAACGCGACGCGCTGGTGAAGGACGTGCTCGACCAGTTGGGCCAGATCGCCGCACGGCGCGGCATGCGCTACACGCTGGAAGAATCCATGCGCGCCGCCGCCGCCCCCAGCGCAGCCGCCTGGCAGCACCGCTGGGAGCGGGCCGTGGACGCCCTGGGCGTGCCCGTGTTCCGCATGCCCAGTGGCGCAGGCCATGACGCCATGAAGCTGCACGAAATCATGCCGCAGGCCATGCTGTTTGTGCGCGGAGAGAACTCCGGCATCAGCCACAACCCACTCGAATCCACCACCAATCACGACATGCAGTTGGCGGTGGATGCCTTCTCGCATGTCCTGCAACAGCTCTCCGAGGAAACGCCCGCATGA
- a CDS encoding nucleobase:cation symporter-2 family protein has translation MNPPVHPVDEHLPLGRLTALGLQHVLVMYAGAVAVPLIVGRALNLTPDQVAKLISADLFVCGLVTLIQALGASRWFGIQLPVMMGVTFASVAPMISMAQSTGGTAGAGLIFGSVIGAGVISILIAPLVSRMLRFFPPVVTGTIIAVIGISLMRVGINWIFGNPVGPTAPNVVNPEHIKWLSEMQSVAGAPGSSLPPVPKGFAVVPTVPNPKYADLTGVGISGLVLLSILLIAKFAKGFIANISVLLGIVIGAVVAVAMGMMNFDKVTKAQWFDLVLPFEIAGPVFDPVLILTMTLVMIVVMIESTGMFLALGEMTDRKVDQAALTRGLRTDGLGTLLGGIFNTFPYTSFSQNVGLVAVTGVKSRFVCVAGGVILIVLGVLPKMAALVESLPTMVLGGAGLVMFGMVAATGIRILGGVDFKNNRFNAMIVAVSIGVGMVPLIAPNFRQWMPHAIHPLIESGILLASIAAVALNVFFNGASRDTSAAVNAARQADAH, from the coding sequence ATGAACCCGCCCGTACACCCCGTGGACGAACACCTGCCCCTGGGGCGACTCACGGCGCTGGGCCTGCAGCATGTGCTGGTGATGTACGCCGGCGCCGTGGCCGTGCCGCTCATCGTGGGCCGCGCGCTCAACCTGACGCCCGACCAGGTGGCCAAACTGATCTCGGCAGACCTCTTCGTCTGTGGACTGGTCACGCTGATCCAGGCACTGGGTGCCTCGCGCTGGTTTGGCATCCAGCTGCCCGTGATGATGGGCGTGACGTTCGCCTCGGTGGCGCCCATGATCTCGATGGCGCAAAGCACGGGGGGTACGGCCGGGGCCGGGCTGATTTTTGGCTCGGTGATCGGCGCGGGGGTGATCTCGATCCTGATTGCACCGCTGGTCAGCCGCATGCTGCGGTTCTTTCCACCCGTGGTCACCGGCACCATCATTGCGGTCATCGGCATCAGCCTGATGCGCGTGGGCATCAACTGGATTTTTGGGAACCCGGTAGGCCCCACGGCACCCAATGTGGTGAACCCAGAACACATCAAATGGCTGAGCGAGATGCAGTCCGTCGCCGGCGCACCAGGCTCATCGTTGCCGCCCGTCCCCAAGGGCTTCGCGGTGGTGCCCACGGTGCCCAACCCCAAATATGCGGACCTGACCGGCGTGGGCATCTCGGGTCTGGTGCTGTTGTCCATATTGCTGATCGCCAAGTTTGCCAAGGGCTTCATCGCCAACATCTCGGTGCTGCTGGGTATCGTGATCGGTGCGGTGGTGGCGGTGGCCATGGGCATGATGAACTTCGACAAAGTGACCAAGGCGCAGTGGTTTGACCTGGTGCTGCCGTTCGAGATTGCAGGCCCCGTGTTCGACCCTGTCCTGATATTGACCATGACCCTGGTGATGATCGTGGTGATGATCGAATCCACCGGCATGTTCCTGGCCCTGGGCGAAATGACCGACCGCAAGGTGGACCAGGCCGCTCTCACACGCGGCCTGCGCACCGACGGCCTGGGCACGCTGTTGGGCGGCATCTTCAACACCTTTCCGTACACCAGCTTCTCGCAGAACGTGGGGCTGGTCGCCGTCACGGGCGTCAAGAGCCGATTCGTCTGCGTGGCGGGCGGCGTGATCCTGATCGTGCTGGGGGTGCTGCCCAAAATGGCCGCGCTGGTCGAATCGCTGCCCACGATGGTGCTGGGCGGCGCGGGCCTGGTGATGTTCGGCATGGTCGCGGCCACGGGCATCCGCATCCTGGGCGGGGTGGACTTCAAGAACAACCGTTTCAACGCCATGATCGTGGCGGTATCGATCGGCGTGGGCATGGTCCCGCTGATTGCGCCCAACTTCCGCCAATGGATGCCACATGCCATCCATCCCCTCATTGAATCCGGTATCCTGCTGGCCTCGATCGCGGCTGTGGCCCTGAACGTTTTCTTCAATGGCGCCAGCCGCGACACCTCCGCCGCTGTGAACGCCGCACGCCAGGCCGACGCCCACTAG